One Candidatus Methylomirabilota bacterium genomic region harbors:
- a CDS encoding MGMT family protein — protein sequence AGHPKAVRAAGSACASNPLPVVVPCHRVVRSDGTIGQYVGGVDAKRALLTLEGAA from the coding sequence CGGCTGGCCACCCGAAGGCGGTTCGCGCTGCGGGCAGCGCGTGCGCCAGCAACCCCCTGCCCGTCGTGGTGCCCTGCCACCGCGTCGTGCGGAGCGACGGAACGATCGGACAGTACGTCGGTGGCGTCGACGCCAAGCGAGCCCTGCTCACGCTGGAGGGGGCGGCATGA
- a CDS encoding ester cyclase, whose product MLRSGGGDASTTAMLASTDAQVLTADYESCWGYLPGECWGRDASIKVVGGFAKSIPDIKFEIKEVLVAGNRIIVRGEVTGTPAGDLFGVPHTGKSFRIMAIDIQTIQDGKIARTYHIENWLSALGQLRAK is encoded by the coding sequence ATGCTGCGCTCTGGCGGCGGCGACGCCAGCACGACGGCCATGCTCGCCTCGACCGACGCACAAGTCCTCACTGCGGACTACGAGTCTTGTTGGGGATATCTGCCCGGTGAATGCTGGGGCCGTGATGCATCGATCAAGGTCGTCGGAGGTTTTGCCAAATCGATCCCGGATATTAAGTTCGAGATCAAGGAAGTCCTCGTCGCCGGGAATCGTATAATCGTTCGCGGCGAGGTAACCGGAACGCCCGCTGGGGACCTGTTTGGTGTGCCGCATACCGGCAAGAGCTTCAGGATCATGGCGATCGACATTCAGACCATCCAAGACGGCAAGATAGCCAGGACGTACCACATCGAAAACTGGCTCAGTGCGTTGGGGCAACTCCGCGCCAAGTGA